From Arachis stenosperma cultivar V10309 chromosome 2, arast.V10309.gnm1.PFL2, whole genome shotgun sequence, one genomic window encodes:
- the LOC130961975 gene encoding protein LONGIFOLIA 1-like → MTSTIVREQNLDKHIHKQMGCMAGFLNIFDRHQILAGKRISSAKRLPPPQPDSSPEPENHVASPARPATPSPERVKQSPTREHTVTTVTTLPVLEFKEGTRSTWKFSREAPRLSLDSRTRTSSPSLSLSPNLNPDDRGEKLSSEIQLQRRSTSVVARLMGLESLPGPDSDSGPNKKPELRRSASESRASRDLNRFFDAANSNGFQLNLKQVQQRQQYTQPQGIVSEGLNNNAGSDPVEQGARNNNNAKGEKNYNNNARNRGVVTMVQKKSFFDSADFFPEVPKRSVSIYGEIERRLRMRGIDEPSKDLETLKHILEALQLKGLLHSKNHANRSNGNNNYNHNHNHMNFVLDGGRTKNDSPIVVIKPVRSNRTGRTGSQSPPNSSVRSSPRARRNERQPEVDRRSRNARSPPVCRSPNRRNVAPNAAENHHHSRVYYNDGFDSRKVSPVQSPRVNSRRTTPVHSPRMRKPIDQKDEKVLTVAEDESSTVSESSFSTSSHTDTERYRLEEYKEGRNLLDRCDKLLNSIAEMTASNELQPSPVSVLDSSFYRDEWCLPSPITKRCIDYKDQAAESEDDMWSAAFCSSEAKSEDATEDNDFSYVSEILKACTYLPENGDVFALLEKQQILKGKDTSKASTIQRRLVFDTVRDILSRHRRLPPWKVAFGGDERQRVWSEFRRIRGDREEEEEWSEKDMFEVICGVLRKDMAEDVEGWGEWTVEIGDMVLDIERLVFKDLIGETIRELATCASSQRNRVFALRRKLVF, encoded by the exons GAGTCCAACGAGAGAGCACACAGTTACGACGGTTACTACTCTGCCGGTTCTAGAATTCAAGGAAGGGACGAGGTCCACGTGGAAGTTCTCAAGGGAGGCTCCGAGGCTCTCATTAGATAGCAGGACCCGAACCAGCTCCCCGAGCCTGAGCCTCTCCCCGAACCTCAATCCAGACGACCGAGGCGAGAAACTATCTTCAGAGATACAGTTACAGCGCCGTTCCACCAGCGTCGTCGCGAGGCTCATGGGCCTGGAGTCCTTACCGGGCCCAGACTCTGATTCAGGGCCCAATAAGAAACCTGAGCTCCGAAGATCCGCTTCCGAGTCCAGAGCCTCCAGAGATCTCAACCGATTCTTCGACGCCGCTAACAGCAACGGTTTTCAGCTGAACCTCAAGCAGGTGCAGCAGCGGCAACAGTACACTCAGCCGCAGGGGATTGTTTCCGAGGGTCTGAACAACAATGCAGGTTCAGATCCGGTGGAGCAGGGTGCACGGAACAACAACAACGCGAAGGGAGAGAAGAACTataacaacaatgcaaggaacaGGGGAGTGGTTACGATGGTGCAGAAGAAGAGCTTCTTTGACTCCGCGGATTTCTTTCCTGAGGTACCGAAACGCAGCGTTTCGATCTACGGCGAGATCGAGAGGAGGCTGAGGATGCGAGGAATCGACGAGCCTTCGAAGGATCTAGAAACTCTGAAACATATCTTGGAGGCTTTGCAGCTTAAAGGACTCTTGCATTCGAAGAATCACGCAAATCGTAGTAACGGTAACAACAACTATAATCAcaatcacaatcacatgaaCTTCGTTCTAGATGGCGGAAGAACGAAGAACGATTCTCCTATTGTTGTGATTAAACCGGTTCGATCCAACCGAACCGGAAGAACTGGTAGCCAGTCTCCTCCGAATTCAAGCGTCCGGTCTAGTCCGAGGGCTCGTCGGAACGAACGTCAGCCGGAGGTTGACCGGAGAAGTAGAAACGCGAGATCGCCGCCGGTTTGCAGGAGTCCGAACCGGAGGAATGTAGCGCCGAACGCAGCGGAGAATCATCACCACAGTAGAGTGTATTATAACGACGGGTTTGATTCGAGAAAGGTGTCTCCGGTTCAGTCGCCGAGAGTAAACTCGAGAAGAACCACACCGGTTCATTCTCCGAGAATGAGAAAACCGATTGATCAGAAGGACGAGAAGGTGTTGACTGTGGCAGAGGATGAATCTTCCACAGTTTCAGAGAGTAGCTTCAGCACTTCCTCGCATACAGACACAGAG AGGTACAGATTGGAAGAGTACAAAGAAGGGAGGAATTTACTGGACAGGTGTGACAAGTTGCTGAACAGCATAGCGGAAATGACGGCCTCGAACGAGTTGCAACCCAGTCCCGTATCGGTTCTTGACTCGTCCTTCTACAGGGACGAGTGGTGTTTACCTTCCCCAATCACAAAACGCTGCATTGATTACAAAG ATCAGGCGGCGGAGTCGGAAGATGATATGTGGAGTGCGGCATTTTGCAGCAGCGAAGCCAAGTCGGAGGATGCAACAGAGGACAATGACTTCTCTTACGTGTCAGAAATCCTGAAGGCATGCACTTACCTACCCGAGAACGGCGACGTTTTCGCTTTATTAGAGAAGCAGCAGATTCTAAAGggaaaagacacctcaaaggcCTCAACAATTCAGAGGCGGTTAGTGTTCGACACGGTCCGTGATATCTTGTCCCGGCATCGTCGGCTTCCGCCATGGAAGGTGGCGTTCGGTGGCGATGAGAGGCAGAGGGTATGGTCGGAGTTTAGGAGAATACGAGGAGatagggaggaggaggaggagtgGTCGGAGAAGGATATGTTTGAGGTTATATGCGGGGTTTTGAGGAAGGACATGGCGGAGGATGTTGAGGGTTGGGGGGAATGGACGGTGGAGATTGGAGATATGGTGCTGGACATCGAACGGCTCGTGTTCAAGGACCTGATTGGCGAGACCATACGAGAGTTAGCCACGTGTGCTTCCTCCCAACGTAACAGAGTTTTTGCGCTTCGTAGGAAGCTCGTCTTTTGA